TGACAGCGGCAGCTCGCATTCCGGCGGTGGCAAACACAAACACAAGCATAAAAATAAGTACAAGCATCGTTAACTCGATATCAAGTGACAGTAGAAACCCGGCCCAGCGCCGGGTTTTTCGTTTCTGTCACCAGGACTCTGGAACGTTTGCTCGTAGGACGCCTCGAACTTCATATACCCCTGAACGTTTTGAGGCATGTCATGACTCCGGAAACCGAAAACATGGAAGATGAAGGTCCGATCAACGATCCTGGCAACGAAGACCCGGGGTCTCTGATGGACGACGCCACGGTGCCGCTCAACGATGCCGATGACGCAGGCGATGTGGGCAATGTCGAGTACGACGAATACGACGAGGAAGACGACGAGTGATAGGGGGTATGGTCGGGCCGACCGATTGTCCCTCTGATCGAACCGCGTCTATCGTGCTGTCCTCGAAATGTCAGGATCTGCTTTTCAGGTCCATTGAGAGGTGCGTTATGAACGCTAATCCAAAAGACTCCGATATCGACGACGATACTCCCGAATATCCGCTGCCTTCACCCACCGACTCCCTGAGTCGCGATCAACGCCCGCCCGACGATGACGACACCGGCGTGGAGCAGGTGCCCACCGATACCGATGATGTGAAGCGCGGTGATGTGGAAGCCGTCCCCGAAGACCCGGACATTGCCGGTGACGATCTATCGGGAGAACCGAGCTGAAGCCTGCGCAGCGATCCATCGCCGCTCGTCGATTGTGCGGCACCTTTAAAAAGCGACCGCTGCCAGACATCAGATAAAGCACTCTTTAAAAGGAGGTGCGCCATGATCAGGTCAAAATTGACAACCCTGACGGTGGTCGGCTTATTGTCGATCAGTTCATCAGCGGCGTTTGCTCAATCTTCTGGCCGCGATGCGCCGGTCGATAAGGGCGGGATGCCACCTTATTCGGAAATGAATGCGGGTACCTCGGGCGGGAAGGTGCTGCCACCGGACACTATTGGTGGTGGGAGTGGCGGCGATGCCAGTGGAAGTAGCACCAGTCCGGGAAAGGGGAGTGGCTCGATGAGCGATGGAAGTTCGATGGGGAGTGGTTCTGGAAGTGGGTCTGGAGAGTCAGGTGATTTTGAGATTGATGAGAGCGGTGGTGGAGCAGGAAGTGGAGATAAAACCGGTGGTTAGAGTTTTCTTAATACGAATCTGGCCCGGACATGAGCCGGGCTTTTGATCATTTAACTAATCATATTTTTTCTGATTCAATCCAGCGTCTATAGAAAGATAATTGTTCATGTGGATCGTTTGTTAAATTGTTATCCTCATAATCAAAGATATAAACTACATCATTGAGTGACGACGTTTTGCCCAATGTCAATTCATATGCTTTCAAACCAAGAGACATTTGTGATGACATGCTTGAGGGATGTACGTTGAGTTTTGATCCCTTGCAGAGAAATTGTATGTTGGGGTTGTCTTCTCGAATGCGAGCGAAGCATCTATAAAAGTTACTATCTGAATATGTTTTATTAAGTCCGCTTTTCATTGTAAAGATTATAGTTATGCTTTTGTTATCGCATGTGAAATTGGCGGTTTCCTTTGTGCCGTCGATGCTGATGGTTATTTCAACCTTAAATATCATTTTTTTATTATCCTGTACGGATTAGGTATGGAATAGCCGAGCTCTCTGCCATCATCAATGATTAGGGTGGCGCCAAGTACGTCGACATTTTCTATACGGTTAGCTATCGCTATCTCTTTTTCCGCTCCGAAAAGGTAGGCTGGTCCAAGCTCTTTCTGCAAATCATATCCATCTATTTTTTGAAGAGTATAGAGGTAACCTACTTTTGTGTGATAGCCGGTTGCGAAAAGTTTGCCAACATCTCGCGATGGCGACGTGCTGATGAAATTACTGGGTGGGTTTTCACTATCTATAGAGTGGAGCAATAGATCATTGCTTTTTCCTTTGCTTTTAAAACCGTTTTGAAATACATCATTAGGCTCTCGTTCATCCCCGCGGTATAAGTAATCCTCTTCTCTTTTAGGTGAAGGAGTTGTTGGCTCCCCCTCATCAACCCCCACCTTACCCGCCGGTTCCTCATCCCCAAACGACGGCTTCTTACACCCATCCCCTCCAGGACAATCACTCAACCCCAACGGATCAACCCAACCCACCGGGTTGCGCGTGTACTGATAGCCGTTTAACCCACCCGCCAACTTGCTCGGGTCCGGCGTCAGGTACCGCCCGACATCCGGGTTGTAGTAGCGATGTCGGTTGTAATGCAGGCCGGTTTCCGCGTCGAAATACTGCCCTTGAAAGCGCAGCGGCTGATCGAGGACCTGGTGGGTGTTGCGGTTGAGGCGGGTGAGGCGGCCATAGGCGGTGTATCGGGCGGCCCAGATGATGTCGCCGCTGTAGTCGGTGAGTTCTTGCGGTGTGCCGAGGTGGTCGAGTTGGTAGTAGAACGGGCAGGCTTGGCGCGGGCCTTTGCCGTCGAGCATGGCCAGTGGACGGAAGGTGCCAGGTTCGTAGATGTAGCTTCGATGGTGATCCTGGCTGTGTTCGGCGACGAGGTGGTCGCCTTGCCAGAAGAACTCGGTGGTTTTGCCGTCGACGGATTTGCTGATACGGCGGCCGAAGGCGTCGTAGCGGTAAGTGGCTTGGCTGCCATTGGGCAGGGTGACGCCGATCAACCGGTGCTGGCAGTCGTAGTGGTATTCGGTAACGAGTTTTTGCGCAGTGCCGCGACGCTCGCGGATCAGGTTGCCGAAGGCGTCGTAGTCGTAATGCCGGTCGCCCTGCATCAGCAGGCGATTACCCAGCAACTTCGCAACGCCCGGGCGATCCTGCATCAACAGGTTGCCCGCCGGGTCGTGGGCGAAGCTTTCCGGCGATTGGTCACGGGAATGGCGGACGCGGATCAGGCGGTCGAGCGAGTCGTATTGGTAGCTGCGCTGGCCGTGGCGGGTATCGGCGATGTGGTCGAGATTGCCGATGACGCTGTAGGCATAGTCTCGACGGTACAGCGGATGTTGGTGTTGGCTGACGGCATGGGCTTTCAGCCGGCCTTGGTCGTCGTAGGCATATTCGCTGAGCAGCAGACCCTGCTGGCGGTTTTGTTCGCGACCGAAGGCAAGCTGGTGGGTGGTGAGGCGCGCGCCGTTGAGGTCGATGGCCGTCAATGCGCCGCCCTTGGCGTGGTGATAATCGAGTTTGCTGTTGTCCGGCAGGCGCAGGTGGTTGAGTCGGCCGCACGCGTCGTAGCGGTAACGCAAGGTGCCCCAACTTTGGTGCTCGGTGATCAGCCTGTCCTGGGCGTCGTATTCGAATTCCAGCGGATGGTCGTGGCCGTCGTCGACACTGACCAGTCGGCCGAGGTGGTCGTAGCGGTACTTGACCTTGACGCCATCGGGCAGGGTCTTGACCAGCAGACGTCCAGCCGAGTCCCGCTGATAAGCCGTGATCAGTTGCGAGTCGTCATCACCGAACTCGGTTTTCTCCAGCAGATGGCCGTTGAGGTCGTAGGCGTAGGCGGTGCGGCGGCCGTCGAAGCCGGTTTCCTGTCGGATCAAGCCGTTCGGCGTGTAGTCCAGGCGATACTTTTCACCGGATTCATTTTCAATTTCCGTCAGCCGTAACTGCGCGTTGTCGTAGCGATAACGCAGTTGCGTGCCATCGGGATTGATCCGGCGGCTGACCAGGTGCAGATCGTCGGCGTATTCGTAGCGGGTGATGCGGCCCAATTCATCGCGTTCAGCGGTGATCTTGCCGTAGGCGTTGTAGCTGAACCCGCGGCTGGCGCCGGTAGGCAGCGTTGTCTGAACCAGTCGGCCGACGGCATCCCATTGGTACTGGGTGAGAGCACCGTGTTCGTCCTGACGGGTCGTCTGCCGGCCTAGCGCATCGTAGGAAAAGCGTCGCTGACCGCCGTCCGGCAAGGTCTCTTCGAGCAGTTGTCCCAGCCCGTTCCGGATAAAGACATGCCGACTGTTGTCCGGGAAGCGGATCGACAACAAACGCCCCTGGGCGTCGTAGTGATAGTGGGTGACCTGGCCATCCGGATCGGTGGCTTCAATGACGTCACCCTGAGCATTGCGCTGATATTTCCACACCGATTTGCCGCGATAGCACGCATGCAGGAAACCGTTGCGGTATTCGTAGGATGTTGGCTCGTCTTCGGGTGGAATCAGCGCCACCAACCGTCCAACTTCGTCATAACGGTATTCAGTGACGGCCCCGAGGGGATCCTGCTCGGCCAGCAACCGGCCGTTGTCGTCATAGTCCTTGAGGTGTTCTCCACCGTTCAGCTCAACCTTGCGCACCAGCCTCGCCCGGTCGTCGTGGACGTAAACCTCTTCGCTGCCATCGATGTTCTGGACGGTGACACTGCCTTGGTCATCCCAGACGTAGCGCGCATCCATCTGCGAAAACGACGCCCAATGCCGGACGCAGCGCGCCGCCTTGCCGGACCTTTCCCACTCCCAGAAGAAACTCGCGCCACCGGCCAGTTGCCGCTGCAGAATCACGTGTCGGTCGTCGTAGTCGTAACGCTCGCTTTCACCAGCGGCGTTGGTCGCTTCGATCAAGCGTTGGCGGGCATCGTAGCGATAGAAAACCAGCGTTTGCTCTGTATGCCAGGCTTCGCCCGAAGAATCGCCGGGCTGAAACGACTGGTATTCGATGGCGACAAGGTGCCTGCGCTCGTAGCACAACAGCAACGAGCGACCGGAACCGTTATCGAGGCGTTGAATGCGATCCTGACGGTCGCGAGTGATGTGGAGGCGGTTGTTGTAGGCGTCGCTGATCGCCGTCAAGCGGCCCTCTCGAAAGTGGTAGAACCGGTTCGTCTCGCCAGCCAGCGCGAGAATCAACTCCTCCGGTTCGCCTCCGAGGTAAATCGCCGCCCGCGACAGGCTGTTGTGGATCACCGGGCGCTCGACACTCGGCAGCGGAAACGTCGTACGACGGTTTTCATGGTCGATCCAGACGACCTGTTCATCGTCCAGTTCCAACCGCTGCGCCAGCGAATGGCTCCAGCCCCAGCCCAGCCCGCAATCGATCTCCACCGCGCTGGTGCGGTACAACCGGGTGAAGGCAAATGGCAGTAGCCCATCCAATGAGCCGTCGGTCAGGGTCAGCAGTTCTTCACCGGTGACCATCGATACCGGGCAGTTGTTGGTGCAGGTCAGTGCCACACAATCGGCACTGTCACCGTTGGGGTTTTTCGACTGACTCGATGCATCGTCGTGAGGTTCGTGACGGCCCAGCCGGGTCATGGCGAAGGACTTGTCGCGAGCAATGGCAACCGGATTGTTCACCTGTACAACTGGAGAGTTGCCAGCACGGATCTGTAACGGAACCGTCGGTGCCGGTTTCAGTGGTGCATTCCGCGCGCTGACCACGAGCGGCTTGAGCGCGCCAGCGTGAGCTGTCAGGTCAGATTTGGCCGTCAGTTCTGCCAGCCGCAAACTGGCCGCCGTCAACCACTGTCGAGCCTGCTGGGACTTGATCTTGTCCAATACTTTGGCGCTCATGCCGAGCTTCAGGCCCGTAGGTCCGGTGAGGCGCACCAGCAGGAAACTGATCAATAGTTCTGTACGAATTTGCGCCACGACTTCGGCGATGTACTGCGGCGGCAGCATCCTCAGCCAACTGGTGAAGGCCGCGAGATGAATGAACATCAACGGCTCATCGCTCAACATCAGCAACACATTGGCGATGGCTTCTGCCGAAGCATTCAGTAACGTCCCAAGCTCGCCTTGGGTCAGGTACTCAAGGAGTTTTTCGCTGTTGGTTTGCAGGTCTGCCAGCAGGGCGTAGACCTGCTTCACGTCATCCCACAAACCGTGCAGCGAACGCTCGAAACCGCGCCAGTCGGCCTGTTGCAGCATGCCGTAACGCTGGGTGAACCCTGCCTCGGAAAACCCTGCCCACAAGGGCTGGAATTCGCTCGTCCATTCATTGCGCAACCAGCCTTCCAGCTCGCCGATCACGCCTTGATAGGAGGCGTAGAGCGCTTTGACGTGATCGGTGGAAACATTGGGAAAGAAGGTGATGCGATAACGCTGGCCGCGCCAGCATTCGGGGATTTCGAGAATGCCGCTGGGGCCGATGGTTTTGTGGACGGGCTCACCGAACGTCAGTTCACCCTTACGCTGCGAGATAACCGGTTCGAGCATCACCGGCGTATTGCCGATCGGCACGAAACGCGCGGCCTCAAACAGGTGCACCAGAGTCAATGGACCGCTGGCCGGGCACATGGCGAGCGTCGAACTGACAGGGAGGGTGGAGTCCTTCGGCGCGCTCAGCCGGACTTCATTACCGACCTTGAACACCTGCTCGACATTCAGCGCCCCACCGGTCCAGAAGTTTTCCGCCCAGGCCTCGTAGTCGTTGAGGCAGAGACGAAAATCACCGAGCAGTGCTTCGACGTCAGGCTGCTCGGGGTTCATGGCGGCGACCACCAGCAGGCCGATGGCATTGTTCAAGGCCAGGACCTTGTCAGGTTCGAACATTCGCAGTCCCTCGCGCTGATTAATCTGGAGCGCAAGACTTTGCGGGGGATCAACGAGGAAAGAAGTCGGGAAAGGAGGTGTTTTGTGTAGGGAAAATCGCTAAATGATCACGGGCGTCTCGGCACAGTTTTTTATGTCCGCCTGGCATTGCCCGTTGCTCTCTGCCAACCGCGCTCGCTATGCTGCTGAACCCTTTAATCCATCACGGACCCGGTCGTGCCTTAGCCGCTCCCGGGATGTCATGAGAAAACGGATCAGATGCGATGAATGCACCCTTGGATGAGTTCGGCCCGATCAAGGCCGTGATTTTCGACATGGACGGCTTGTTGCTGGACACCGAGGGCATTTACACCGAGGTCACGTCCATCATTGCCGGGCGTTATGGCCGGACTTTCGACTGGAGCGTCAAACAGAACATCATCGGTCGTGGCGCGGGTGATCTGGCGCGCTATGTGGTCGAGGCGCTGGACCTGCCGATTACAGCCGAAGAGTTTCTGGTGATCCGCGAACCGCTGATGCGCGAGCGTTTTCCGACGGCGCTGGCGATGCCTGGCGCAGAGGAACTGGTTCGGCACTTGAAGGCCAACAACATTCCTATTGCGGTGGGCACCAGTTCTTCACGTCAGTCATTCGGCCAGAAAACCACCTTGCACCGCGACTGGTTCGCGCTGTTCGACTTCATCGTCACCGCTGATGACCCGGAAGTGGGCGCGGCCAAACCGGCGCCGGATATCTTCCTGACGGCGGCGCGACGTCTGGGTGTCGCGCCTGAGGATTGCCTGGTGTTCGAGGATTCACCGTTCGGCGTCACCGCGGCGAAAGCGGCGGGAATGACGGCGATAGCGATCCCGGATGCGGCGATGGCCGACGAAAAGTATGCACACGCCGATGGCATTCTTCGTACGTTGAAGGCGTTCAAACCCAGTGCATGTGGCCTGCCGGCGCTTGAGTGGGCTTAATGCCGATAAATGTGGGAGCGGGCTTGCTCGCGAAGAGGGCGTGTCAGGCAACATCAATGTCGACTGATACGACGCCTTCGCGAGCAAGCCCGCTCCCACAAGTGACCTGTATCAGGCGCCGAAACCACCGTCGATGGTCAGGCTGGCACCGGTGATGTAGCCGGCTTCGGGGCCGACAAGGTAGGCGACGAAGCTGGCGATTTCTTCCACTTTGCCGTAACGACCCACGGCCATCAGCGGGATCAGGCTTTCAGCAAAGTCGCCGCTGGCGGGGTTCATGTCAGTGTCGACCGGGCCCGGCTGCACGTTGTTGATGGTGATACCCCGTGGGCCGAGGTCGCGAGCCAGGCCTTTGGTCAGGCCGACCAGCGCCGACTTGCTCATGGCATACGGGCCACCACCGGCGAAGGGCATGCGCTCGGCATTGGTGCTGCCGATGTTAATGATGCGGCCGCCTTCGGTCATATGTTTGGCCGCTTCCTGAGTGGCGATGAACACACTGCGCACGTTGATGGCCAGGGTCTGGTCGAAGTCTTCGAGTTTGAAGTCTTCCAGCGGTGCGACGGCCAGAACGCCCGCGTTGTTGACCAGGATGTCCAAACGCCCAAAGGCTTCGACGGTGGCATTAACGGCATTGCGAATGGCGACGGCATCGGCGCTGTCGGCCTTGATGGCCAGGGCTTTGCCACCAGCGCTGGTGATGCTGTTTTGCAGCTCTTCGGCTTTGGCGGTAGAACTGACGTAGGTGAAGGCGACGGCAGCGCCTTCGGCGGCCAGACGTTTGACGATGGCAGCACCGATGCCGCGTGAACCGCCTTGAATCAGAGCTACTTTGCCGCTGAGGTGTTGAGTGGTCATGTCGATCTCCAGAAATTCAAGGCGGGCTGCCTTGTTGTTGGAGTCGAGTATCGGCCTCGCACTACCCTGCGGGTAGACCGTCATTGCTATAGTCTGTGTAAACCAAAAGTTTATAGTGGCGCTTATGGAAACCTTCAGTAGTATCGAATGCTTCGTGCGTAGCGCCGAGGTTGGCAGCTTTGCCGAAGCGGCGCGGCGCTTGAGCCTGACGCCGGCGGCGGTGGGCAAGAGCGTTGCCAAGCTGGAGGCGCGACTGGGTGTGCGGCTGTTCCAGCGCAGCACGCGCAGCCTGACGCTGACTGAGGCCGGCCAGCTATTTCTCGGCGAAGTCAGCGCCAGCCTGCACACGATCCAGAATGCCGTGGCCAACCTGGCCAGCGCCGAAGGGCGTCCCGCCGGTACATTGAAAGTCAGCATGGGCACAGTGTTCGGGCGTTTGTACATCGTGCCGTTGCTGGGCGAGTTTCTGCAGCGCTTTCCGGCTATCAACCCTGACTGGCATTTCGATAACCGCCAGGTCGACCTGATCGGCCAGGGTTTCGATGCGGCGATTGGTGGCGGATTCGAACTGCCTCAGGGCGTGGTGGCGCGCAAGCTGACGGCTGCCCATCGGGTATTGGTGGCTTCAACCGAGTACTTGGCGAAACACGAGGCGATCATCGAGCCCGACGACCTCAAGCACCACGACGGCATCTTGATACGGTCGCCACAGACGGGGCGCGTGCGTTCCTGGCAGCTGACCAGTCGCACCCGGCAACACAGCCCGCTGACGCTCAAGGCGCGGATGACCATGAGCGATTCGGAAGCCGCCTGCGCCACGGCAGTTCAGGGGTTGGGCATTGCGTTGGTGAGCATGCCGTTTGCCGTGGGCTATCTGGATGCGGGAACGTTGCAGCGTGTGTTGCCTGACTGGTACGTCGATGACGGCAACATCTCTATCTATTACGCTGAGCACAAACTGCTGCCGGGCAAGACCCGGGCGTTTGTCGATTTCATCATTGAGCAGTTTGCGGAGCAGGGGTTGGGGCAGAGGTTCAGTGCTCTTTGAACCTGGCTTAAGACCGAGGTGTGGCTATCGCGGGCAAGCCACGCTCCCACAGGGTTTTGAGTCTTATCATAATGATATAAACGACACAAAACCTGTGGGAGCGAGGCTTGCCCGCGAAGAACGATAACGCGGTCTACCTGCCAAACCGCCCCGGCCAACCAATAATGCTCTTCGGCCGAGGCATCGCATACGTCCGCACTTTCGACGTCGACAACCCCAGCCGCACCAGCGATTCGGCAATGGTCACCGCCGCCGTCACCCCATCCACCACCGGCACGCCGGTGCGCTGACGAATCTGCTCATCCAGCCCGGCCATGCCGCCGCAGCCCAGGCAGATCACCTCGGCCTTATCCTCAAGCACCGCCAGTTCCGCTTGCCGAACAATCGCCTCCAGTGCACGTTCTGGGTCGGACTCCAACTCCAGCACCGCCAGCCCGCTGGCCCGTACCGACGCACAACGGTCCCAGAGCCCGGACAGTTTGAGGCGATCCTCGATCAGCGGCACGGTGCGGTCCAGGGTGGTGACCACCGAGTACGCATGCCCGAGGAACATCGCGGTGCTGGCGCCGGCATCGGTGATGTCCACTACCGGCACGTTGAGCAACTCCTGCAAACCTTCGCGACCGTGCTCGCCATAACCGGCCTGGATCACCGCATCGAAAGGCTGGTCGTAGGACATGACCCGATCCATCACCGCAATGGCGGCCAGATAACTTTCGAAATTGCCTTCAATGGAGTCGGCACCGAAGTGCGGTGTCAGGCCGATGATTTCCGTGCCGGGCGAGGCTACGGATTGGGCCTGACGGGCGATGGCCTGGGTAATGGATTCGGTGGTGTTGACGTTGACCACGAGAATTCGCATAGGAGGTCCTTTTATAGCGAGGTGGTTCTGCGGCCCGACGTTGCCGGGCCGCCCGGGGATCAATGGCTGACGTTATCGACCGCGATGGTTTCACCGCTGACATCTGCGTAGTAAGGCTGCCGTTTGGCGATGATCAGGTAGAGCATCCCTGCAATCCCGGCGCCAATCAGCCAGGAGAACGGCGAGACGCTGTCGAAACCTGGCACCAGGGCCAGGACAATGGCGATCAAGGCTGCCGGAATGAACGCCGCCACGGCACGCAAATTGACCCCATGGCTGTAGTAATAATCGCCATTGGGATCTTCGCTGTACAACTGCGGCACGTTGATCCGGCCTTTTCGTACCTGCCAGTAGTCGACCATGATCACCCCGTACAACGGGCCGAGCAGGGCGCCGAGGCCCGACAGGAAATAGACGATCACCAGCGGACTGTTGTAGAGGTTCCACGGCAGGATCAGCACCGCGATGGTCGCACTGATCAGCCCGGCGCGACGGAAGGTCAGGTACTTGGGCGCCAGGTTACTCAGTACGAAAGCCGGGGCCACGAAGTTGGCCATGATGTTCACCGCCACGGTGACAATCAGGAACGCCAGGCAGCCGAGTACCAGAAAGAAGGTGTTGGGAATCGATGCGATGATTTCCGTTGGGCTTTCGATAATCCGGCCATTGATCTGAAATTGCGCACCGCAGAGTAGGACCGTGATCCCGGCGAATACCAGAATGTTGACGGGCAGGCCCCAGAAGTTACCCACCCGAATGGTCTTGCGGCAGGGCGAAGAACGGGCGAAGTCACAGAAATTCAGGATCAGCGTGCCGTAGATCGACAGCCACAATGCGCCGCCCGCAAAGATGTTGCGCCACATCTCGCCACCGCTCAGCGGCTCGCGAATCGACCAGGCGATAGTTGCGTTGGCCTGGAAGTACATCCACCCGGCGAGGGAGGCGACGGTCAGCAAAATCACCGGGCCGGCAAACGCTTCGTAGCGCCGCACCATTTCCATGCCATAGGCCAGGATCGCCAACTGCACGAACCAGATCGCCACGAAACACACCCAGCCCAGACTCGACAGTCCGAGGATCGAGTTGTGGTCGTAATCGGCGAAACCGGGGTGCACCGCCGTCAGTAGTACACGAAAGACCACTGACGCCAGGTACGTCTGAATCCCGAACCAGGCGATGGCGATAACGGCGCGAATCAATGCAGGAATTTGTGCCCCATGGATGCCGAAACTGATCCGGCTGATCACCGGAAACGGCACGCCGGTTTTCTGGCCCATGTAACCGGAAAGATTCATGAAGCCATACACCAGCGCCGCGCCGATTCCCAGGGACAGCAGAATCTGCCAGCCGCCCAGGCCTAGTGCATACAGGCCAATGGCGAAGGAGTAATTGGCAATGTTATGCACGTCGTTGGTCCACAGGGCAAAGATGCTGTAACGACCCCAACGTCGACCTTCAGCCTTGGTCGGCGCCAGGTCCTTGTTGTGCAGACGGGGGCTGAGTACCACGGGTGGTTGAAATGTTTGATCGTGAATGACGGATGGGGAAAGTGAGGAGGGCAGATCCAGCGCGATGTTGTTATTGGGGAGGCTAGTACGCATTCCGGCAGGCTCCAGAAGCTCGTTGCCGCGATGACTGTGCATGAGCGTGAACTCGACAAATCTTCGTCGCGGCCGGGAGAGCATCATTGGTTACGGGGCATCTGCAGCCTGTACGGGATAGGGCGCTTCAGGCTTGCGGATCTAAAGTGTGTGTATGTTTTAGTATTTATTGTATACAAAACATATGTTCACTTAAGCCAGATCTGTGCCAGTCAGTGATCTATGAATTACTTGGCTAATTTCGTTTTGTTATTGATTGAAACTAAGTAATTGAAAAATTGGAAATATAAATTGACCGTTTGAACAGGTATTTATTTCGGCGGGGTTGTGTGGGAATGATCGACTGAGGACGTCACGAAAGAATGATGTAACTTTTTGGGGCGCACAGATAAAAAGTGCACACAGATATGGCACTTATAGTGACATTTTTGTGTACACAATTATTCGGGTTGACCCAGGGGCAGTATGGGAGCGGGCTTGCTCGCGAAGAGGCAGTCACATTCAACACTGATGTTGACTGGCAGTCCGCTTTCGCAAGCAAGCCCGTTCCCACAGGGGATTGCAGAGGGCGGGGGAATTAAGCCTTGGATTTGCTGATGATGTTTCCGGCATGCAGCCCGCATTCTTTCTGCGTGGCTTCTTCCCACCACCAACGACCTTCGCGCTCATGCTGGTTCGGCAGCACCGGACGGGTGCAAGGCTCGCAGCCGATGCTGATGAAGCCGCGTTCATGCAGGCTGTTGTACGGCAGCTCCAGCATGCGGATGTAGCCCCAGATCTCTTCGCTGGTCATTTGCGCCAGCGGGTTGAATTTGTACAGAGTGCGTTCCGGGGTGGAGAACGCGGTATCGATTTCCAGCACCGCGACCGCGCTGCGGGTGCCCGGGCTCTGGTCCCGACGCTGGCCGGTGGCCCACGCAGTCACCCCCGAGAGCTTGCGACGCAATGGCTCGATCTTGCGGATGCCGCAGCACTCGCCATGGCCGTCCTTGTAGAAACTGAACAGGCCCTTTTCCTTCACGAAAGGTTCGAGCTTGGTGTAGTCCGGCGACACCACTTCGATGTCGATCTTGTAGTGTTCGCGCACCTGTTCGATGAAGCGATAGGTCTCGGGGTGCAAGCGACCGGTGTCGAGGCTGAACACTTTGACGTTCTTGTTCAGCTTCCAGGCCATGTCCACCAGCACCACATCCTCGGCGCCGCTGAAAGATATCCACAGGTCATCGCCGAACTCGGCGAACGCGAGTTTCAGGAT
This genomic stretch from Pseudomonas wuhanensis harbors:
- a CDS encoding RHS repeat-associated core domain-containing protein, with the protein product MFEPDKVLALNNAIGLLVVAAMNPEQPDVEALLGDFRLCLNDYEAWAENFWTGGALNVEQVFKVGNEVRLSAPKDSTLPVSSTLAMCPASGPLTLVHLFEAARFVPIGNTPVMLEPVISQRKGELTFGEPVHKTIGPSGILEIPECWRGQRYRITFFPNVSTDHVKALYASYQGVIGELEGWLRNEWTSEFQPLWAGFSEAGFTQRYGMLQQADWRGFERSLHGLWDDVKQVYALLADLQTNSEKLLEYLTQGELGTLLNASAEAIANVLLMLSDEPLMFIHLAAFTSWLRMLPPQYIAEVVAQIRTELLISFLLVRLTGPTGLKLGMSAKVLDKIKSQQARQWLTAASLRLAELTAKSDLTAHAGALKPLVVSARNAPLKPAPTVPLQIRAGNSPVVQVNNPVAIARDKSFAMTRLGRHEPHDDASSQSKNPNGDSADCVALTCTNNCPVSMVTGEELLTLTDGSLDGLLPFAFTRLYRTSAVEIDCGLGWGWSHSLAQRLELDDEQVVWIDHENRRTTFPLPSVERPVIHNSLSRAAIYLGGEPEELILALAGETNRFYHFREGRLTAISDAYNNRLHITRDRQDRIQRLDNGSGRSLLLCYERRHLVAIEYQSFQPGDSSGEAWHTEQTLVFYRYDARQRLIEATNAAGESERYDYDDRHVILQRQLAGGASFFWEWERSGKAARCVRHWASFSQMDARYVWDDQGSVTVQNIDGSEEVYVHDDRARLVRKVELNGGEHLKDYDDNGRLLAEQDPLGAVTEYRYDEVGRLVALIPPEDEPTSYEYRNGFLHACYRGKSVWKYQRNAQGDVIEATDPDGQVTHYHYDAQGRLLSIRFPDNSRHVFIRNGLGQLLEETLPDGGQRRFSYDALGRQTTRQDEHGALTQYQWDAVGRLVQTTLPTGASRGFSYNAYGKITAERDELGRITRYEYADDLHLVSRRINPDGTQLRYRYDNAQLRLTEIENESGEKYRLDYTPNGLIRQETGFDGRRTAYAYDLNGHLLEKTEFGDDDSQLITAYQRDSAGRLLVKTLPDGVKVKYRYDHLGRLVSVDDGHDHPLEFEYDAQDRLITEHQSWGTLRYRYDACGRLNHLRLPDNSKLDYHHAKGGALTAIDLNGARLTTHQLAFGREQNRQQGLLLSEYAYDDQGRLKAHAVSQHQHPLYRRDYAYSVIGNLDHIADTRHGQRSYQYDSLDRLIRVRHSRDQSPESFAHDPAGNLLMQDRPGVAKLLGNRLLMQGDRHYDYDAFGNLIRERRGTAQKLVTEYHYDCQHRLIGVTLPNGSQATYRYDAFGRRISKSVDGKTTEFFWQGDHLVAEHSQDHHRSYIYEPGTFRPLAMLDGKGPRQACPFYYQLDHLGTPQELTDYSGDIIWAARYTAYGRLTRLNRNTHQVLDQPLRFQGQYFDAETGLHYNRHRYYNPDVGRYLTPDPSKLAGGLNGYQYTRNPVGWVDPLGLSDCPGGDGCKKPSFGDEEPAGKVGVDEGEPTTPSPKREEDYLYRGDEREPNDVFQNGFKSKGKSNDLLLHSIDSENPPSNFISTSPSRDVGKLFATGYHTKVGYLYTLQKIDGYDLQKELGPAYLFGAEKEIAIANRIENVDVLGATLIIDDGRELGYSIPNPYRIIKK
- a CDS encoding HAD-IA family hydrolase, encoding MNAPLDEFGPIKAVIFDMDGLLLDTEGIYTEVTSIIAGRYGRTFDWSVKQNIIGRGAGDLARYVVEALDLPITAEEFLVIREPLMRERFPTALAMPGAEELVRHLKANNIPIAVGTSSSRQSFGQKTTLHRDWFALFDFIVTADDPEVGAAKPAPDIFLTAARRLGVAPEDCLVFEDSPFGVTAAKAAGMTAIAIPDAAMADEKYAHADGILRTLKAFKPSACGLPALEWA
- a CDS encoding 3-oxoacyl-ACP reductase family protein, producing MTTQHLSGKVALIQGGSRGIGAAIVKRLAAEGAAVAFTYVSSTAKAEELQNSITSAGGKALAIKADSADAVAIRNAVNATVEAFGRLDILVNNAGVLAVAPLEDFKLEDFDQTLAINVRSVFIATQEAAKHMTEGGRIINIGSTNAERMPFAGGGPYAMSKSALVGLTKGLARDLGPRGITINNVQPGPVDTDMNPASGDFAESLIPLMAVGRYGKVEEIASFVAYLVGPEAGYITGASLTIDGGFGA
- a CDS encoding LysR family transcriptional regulator, translating into METFSSIECFVRSAEVGSFAEAARRLSLTPAAVGKSVAKLEARLGVRLFQRSTRSLTLTEAGQLFLGEVSASLHTIQNAVANLASAEGRPAGTLKVSMGTVFGRLYIVPLLGEFLQRFPAINPDWHFDNRQVDLIGQGFDAAIGGGFELPQGVVARKLTAAHRVLVASTEYLAKHEAIIEPDDLKHHDGILIRSPQTGRVRSWQLTSRTRQHSPLTLKARMTMSDSEAACATAVQGLGIALVSMPFAVGYLDAGTLQRVLPDWYVDDGNISIYYAEHKLLPGKTRAFVDFIIEQFAEQGLGQRFSAL
- a CDS encoding aspartate/glutamate racemase family protein — encoded protein: MRILVVNVNTTESITQAIARQAQSVASPGTEIIGLTPHFGADSIEGNFESYLAAIAVMDRVMSYDQPFDAVIQAGYGEHGREGLQELLNVPVVDITDAGASTAMFLGHAYSVVTTLDRTVPLIEDRLKLSGLWDRCASVRASGLAVLELESDPERALEAIVRQAELAVLEDKAEVICLGCGGMAGLDEQIRQRTGVPVVDGVTAAVTIAESLVRLGLSTSKVRTYAMPRPKSIIGWPGRFGR